TGCTTCATGAGCTCTTGGGGCAGGAATGTGTAGAACGTGGGAACCACATTGGAGCACGCCTTGACAAAGCGAAATCCCACCTCCAGCTCAATGATGACCACTGCCATCTTCATTCCTTCTCTCATGTTTGCAAGAATGGCGTCTTCAAAGAACAGCCACATATTGTCGCTGTCCACCGGTGCTGGGCCGGAGGGGTGGTCCCAACCGTCTTCGATCGAAGTAGGTCGAACGCAAACTCGGCCGATGGGCGCTAAACCAGGTTCACCGTCACCAATTTTGAGCTGTTTGAAGCGCTCGATAATGTCCGCGGTGGCGCGTTCAATCCGAGTGACTTCCACAGCGCACCGGGTTTCCTTGATAGGAACGGGCTGGCGAAACTCGATCAGGTCAAAGACCTCCACAAGACCCAGAAGAGCACAAGAGGCGTAGAAGATGGCCTTTGGATCGAAATTCTCTGGCCGTGAATGGATAGGAATCGTCCAGTCTCCTGGGTCAGCAGGCGAGAACAGgtctgcggcggcaagaTTGAAAGCGCCTGGAACAGACGATCGGACGGCGTCCACGGCTGGCCACTCATCCTTGGCATCCGAGCAGAGCTGCAGCGCTCGCTTCACATCATCTTCGTACTCCGGGCAGACGTCATGCTGCAAGACGTAGCGGAGGAAGTTGGCAACGAcgtccgctgccgctgccatgcGTTCAATTTTGCCCCCAGTAAGCTCCATCAGAGGAGTTGAAAAGaagccggccgcgacgccggtAAAGTCGACTGACCAGTCCTCTTCATCACCGTTGTAAAACCGAtcatcgccgctgctgcctccgTGGACTGTGTCCCGGGCAGTGAGGTCTCGGCGTTCCGCGGGAGTTAGCCCTTGAAGGTCTTTCGGGTCGTGTCCTCCAAACTGGTTCATGCTTGTGTCAACCCCGCCTAGGAAAAGGTACTCGTCGAAGAAGAGAGTGTGTTCTGAttgaagacggcgacgagtgcGGAAGCGCTGAATGCAGGACTGGATTCGGCTGGATCAAAGTCAGCTTCCAAAGTTGGTCATGGTCAAGGAAGAATGCGCACTCTGCAAAAGGAATGTCACTGAAGAGACTGTTAGCATCAGGCGTAGAGC
Above is a genomic segment from Purpureocillium takamizusanense chromosome 2, complete sequence containing:
- a CDS encoding uncharacterized protein (COG:S~EggNog:ENOG503P1MP); this encodes MDQSKDSETVAEVVAGGSTVTIGGIEHPSEIGVSNQPDSDGDVLLGAGDEQTQASKSSKKKRRNRGKKSLAQRGPTALPKNRGTGFEEYYADPPMTPQEHADEQTEVYSSDIPFADRIQSCIQRFRTRRRLQSEHTLFFDEYLFLGGVDTSMNQFGGHDPKDLQGLTPAERRDLTARDTVHGGSSGDDRFYNGDEEDWSVDFTGVAAGFFSTPLMELTGGKIERMAAAADVVANFLRYVLQHDVCPEYEDDVKRALQLCSDAKDEWPAVDAVRSSVPGAFNLAAADLFSPADPGDWTIPIHSRPENFDPKAIFYASCALLGLVEVFDLIEFRQPVPIKETRCAVEVTRIERATADIIERFKQLKIGDGEPGLAPIGRVCVRPTSIEDGWDHPSGPAPVDSDNMWLFFEDAILANMREGMKMAVVIIELEVGFRFVKACSNVVPTFYTFLPQELMKHYKMPRVNERPAPSVHDRFGDEAQHYQED